A genomic region of Thermodesulfitimonas autotrophica contains the following coding sequences:
- a CDS encoding ECF transporter S component, translating to MTDNWALYTTLTGILAAGLLLLGAGKKGFDSRQVAVLAVMSALCATGRAVTGIGLLFLQPTMFLVALTGFVFGARSGFLVGALTPLISNFFMGQGPWTPWQMLCWALVGLSGGILSAVFPRAGNRTLTLLCFFWGYLYGALMDIWQWSVFVRPLTLKSYLLTWAAGAGFDSLRALGNLLFCAALGGQTLRILRRFRKRMAVQYVAELSGGKR from the coding sequence ATGACGGACAACTGGGCCCTTTACACCACGCTTACCGGCATCCTCGCCGCCGGCCTACTTTTGTTGGGGGCAGGGAAAAAGGGATTTGACTCCCGGCAGGTCGCCGTCCTGGCGGTTATGTCCGCCCTCTGCGCCACCGGCCGGGCCGTGACCGGCATCGGGCTGCTCTTCTTGCAGCCGACGATGTTTTTGGTGGCGCTAACCGGTTTTGTCTTCGGGGCCCGGAGCGGCTTCCTCGTCGGCGCGTTGACCCCTTTGATTTCCAACTTTTTTATGGGCCAGGGCCCCTGGACCCCCTGGCAGATGCTCTGCTGGGCGCTCGTCGGCCTCTCCGGCGGCATCCTGAGCGCGGTCTTCCCCCGCGCCGGAAACAGGACGCTGACCCTCCTCTGCTTCTTCTGGGGCTACCTTTACGGCGCCCTTATGGATATCTGGCAGTGGAGCGTCTTCGTCCGGCCCCTGACCCTGAAGAGCTACCTGCTCACCTGGGCGGCCGGCGCCGGCTTCGACTCGCTGCGGGCGCTCGGTAACCTCCTCTTTTGCGCCGCCCTCGGCGGCCAGACGCTCAGGATCCTGCGCCGTTTCCGGAAAAGGATGGCGGTGCAGTATGTCGCGGAGCTTTCGGGAGGTAAAAGATGA
- a CDS encoding ABC transporter ATP-binding protein, with amino-acid sequence MPLFTLENLSYWYPEREKPALKELNFAIEAGEFLLVTGGSGSGKSSLARVLAGLIPDFYGGRIAGRVLFRGTPLKNLDRRKLAREVGIVFQDPEQQIIQTQVEAEIAFGLENLGLPREEMARRIAEVCGFMNLTSLREAFTPTLSGGQKQKLALAAVLAMQPNVLILDEPTSQLDPVAAEEILNLVKRLNEEMGLTVILIEQRLERCYHLADRVLIMVAGEIACAGTPAEAAREAAKEGLPFLPPVARLFAGLAFSPVPVTVKEGRRLLRTRLAGAKPVGNHAPKPQPAGLRDRESVVHLKNVWFTYPEGREALKGVNLTVDAGEFIALLGETGAGKTTLLRCMAGLLAPGRGRINVLGRELRRDGYKEIMRFVAYLTQNPNDYLFQDTVEEEVRFTAKNLGLESEAAVAAVIERLELQQHRRRNPRDLSGGERQRVALAAVLVTRPRLILLDEPTRGLDLHLKAKLGDFLRQEAAAGKAVVVVTHDVEFAAEFATRIVLLAEGRVVADGEKHAVLGQSFFYAPQTARLCRGICDGVLTPAEAQERLLPLLAGACLEEER; translated from the coding sequence TTGCCGCTTTTTACGCTCGAAAATCTGAGCTACTGGTACCCGGAGCGCGAAAAACCGGCTTTGAAGGAGCTCAACTTCGCGATCGAAGCGGGCGAGTTTCTCTTGGTCACGGGCGGCTCCGGTTCGGGTAAGTCCTCGCTGGCCAGGGTGCTGGCCGGGCTGATCCCCGACTTTTACGGGGGGCGGATAGCGGGACGGGTGCTCTTCCGCGGCACGCCGCTAAAGAATCTCGACCGGCGCAAGCTAGCGCGGGAGGTCGGCATCGTCTTCCAGGACCCGGAGCAACAGATCATCCAGACCCAGGTAGAGGCGGAGATCGCCTTCGGCCTGGAGAACTTAGGCCTCCCCCGCGAAGAGATGGCGCGCCGGATCGCGGAGGTGTGCGGGTTTATGAACCTGACCTCGCTGCGGGAAGCCTTTACCCCCACCCTCTCCGGCGGGCAGAAGCAGAAGTTGGCGCTCGCCGCCGTGCTGGCGATGCAGCCCAACGTGCTCATCCTCGACGAGCCCACCTCACAGCTCGACCCGGTGGCGGCGGAGGAGATCCTGAACCTCGTCAAGCGGCTCAACGAGGAGATGGGCCTCACGGTAATCCTAATCGAGCAGCGGTTGGAGCGGTGCTACCATCTTGCCGACCGGGTTCTGATTATGGTGGCAGGGGAAATCGCCTGCGCCGGCACGCCGGCCGAAGCGGCCCGGGAAGCGGCGAAAGAGGGGTTGCCCTTCCTGCCGCCGGTGGCCAGGCTCTTCGCCGGCCTCGCCTTCAGCCCGGTCCCGGTGACGGTGAAGGAAGGGCGCCGCCTTTTACGCACCCGCCTTGCCGGCGCAAAACCGGTGGGGAATCACGCCCCCAAACCGCAGCCCGCAGGACTGCGCGACCGGGAAAGCGTCGTGCACCTGAAAAACGTATGGTTCACCTACCCGGAGGGGCGGGAAGCCCTGAAAGGGGTAAACCTGACGGTGGACGCCGGGGAATTCATCGCCCTCCTCGGCGAAACCGGCGCGGGCAAGACCACCCTGCTCCGGTGTATGGCTGGGCTGCTTGCGCCGGGCCGGGGTAGGATCAACGTTTTGGGCCGGGAGCTGCGCCGTGACGGCTACAAAGAGATCATGCGGTTTGTGGCCTACCTCACGCAAAACCCGAACGACTACCTTTTTCAAGACACCGTAGAAGAGGAAGTGCGTTTCACCGCCAAAAACTTAGGGCTGGAGAGCGAGGCGGCCGTGGCGGCGGTGATAGAAAGGCTGGAGCTCCAGCAGCACCGCCGCCGCAACCCCCGGGACCTAAGCGGCGGGGAGCGGCAGCGAGTGGCGTTGGCCGCGGTGCTGGTGACCCGGCCCCGCCTCATCCTCCTCGACGAGCCGACCAGGGGGCTCGACCTGCACCTAAAGGCCAAATTGGGCGACTTTTTGCGCCAGGAGGCTGCCGCGGGCAAAGCGGTGGTGGTAGTGACCCACGACGTGGAGTTCGCGGCCGAATTCGCCACCCGGATCGTTCTGCTGGCCGAGGGCCGGGTGGTCGCCGACGGCGAAAAGCACGCGGTGCTGGGTCAGTCCTTCTTTTACGCGCCGCAGACCGCCCGGCTCTGCCGGGGGATTTGCGACGGGGTGCTGACCCCCGCCGAGGCACAGGAGAGGCTCTTGCCCCTTTTGGCTGGCGCGTGTTTGGAGGAAGAGAGATGA
- a CDS encoding energy-coupling factor transporter transmembrane component T: MFTELFYRDKGLFLQSLHPATVLVYLTVLLILALVFANPLYLLALFLLLALLIREADGVRAWEGFLRAGVFLMLVIMTVNPLVIRAGKTIIWHGPQVPYWGRLDVSLEALYFGAVAGLRLLVMLSIFCLYNLVLNPDRLLNLFSGIAGRSVLLITLATRLLPAMAQNLQRTAAVLRLRGVDIEAGGLRQKVKGYACLYNILLLSSLEDALAVAESMQARAFGSGRRSVYRRNTFRPRDTLCTGGSLLALLAACWGWRSGYGRFTFYPEADYLIKDGATLGVLGVVLLYLSVPLILSAGWKRCRFLRSKI, translated from the coding sequence ATGTTTACAGAGCTTTTTTACCGGGATAAAGGACTTTTCCTCCAGAGCCTCCACCCGGCCACGGTCTTGGTTTACCTTACGGTGCTGCTCATCCTGGCCCTGGTCTTCGCCAACCCGCTCTACCTCCTGGCTCTGTTCCTCCTCCTGGCGCTTTTGATCAGGGAAGCGGACGGCGTGCGGGCCTGGGAAGGTTTTTTGCGGGCCGGCGTCTTTCTGATGCTGGTGATCATGACCGTCAATCCCTTAGTGATCCGAGCCGGCAAGACGATCATCTGGCACGGCCCGCAGGTGCCTTATTGGGGCAGGCTCGACGTTTCCCTGGAGGCCCTCTATTTTGGTGCTGTCGCAGGTCTCCGGCTCCTGGTGATGCTGAGCATCTTCTGCCTTTACAATCTGGTGCTCAACCCGGACCGGCTCCTCAACCTTTTTTCCGGAATCGCCGGCCGGTCGGTCCTACTTATCACCTTGGCCACCCGCCTGCTGCCCGCGATGGCCCAAAACCTGCAGCGGACCGCCGCGGTCCTGCGGCTGCGCGGCGTTGACATAGAGGCGGGCGGGCTGCGGCAAAAGGTGAAGGGTTACGCCTGCCTTTACAACATCCTCCTCCTCTCCTCCCTCGAAGACGCGCTGGCGGTCGCCGAATCGATGCAGGCGCGGGCCTTCGGCAGCGGCCGGCGCTCGGTTTACCGCCGGAACACCTTCCGGCCCAGGGACACCCTCTGCACCGGCGGGAGCCTCTTGGCCTTGCTTGCCGCCTGCTGGGGCTGGCGGTCCGGCTACGGCCGGTTTACCTTTTACCCAGAGGCGGATTACCTGATTAAAGACGGGGCGACCCTCGGCGTGCTCGGCGTCGTCCTCCTTTATCTTTCGGTGCCGCTTATTCTGAGTGCGGGGTGGAAGCGTTGCCGCTTTTTACGCTCGAAAATCTGA
- a CDS encoding DUF4430 domain-containing protein, which yields MVISEGGVFTRRVFTYLIAATVILLGALGPAFYLHKVLPPHPPAKAPTERVAQAPAARSPEEGAGQTQKAAPAAGQAANTGKQTGQSTTGTPAPLSKTAAPDSPAQNEGEPSPPEKAPAPPAAPVGCRVGVAVVGKNGELLFGPATVTVKPDNRWGVTALGALDATGLPYAMKPTWPDFVDAIAGQANSGMTGWMYAVNGEVPMHMADKHPVKTGDRVIWWYSRSMSQPPPRWEDLAGQK from the coding sequence TTGGTCATTTCCGAAGGAGGGGTTTTTACGCGGCGGGTTTTCACTTATCTTATCGCCGCAACCGTGATCCTGCTCGGCGCGCTCGGGCCGGCCTTTTACCTGCACAAGGTCCTGCCGCCCCACCCGCCGGCAAAGGCGCCCACAGAGCGCGTAGCCCAGGCTCCGGCCGCCCGTAGCCCGGAAGAAGGCGCCGGGCAGACCCAAAAGGCCGCCCCAGCGGCGGGCCAGGCGGCAAACACAGGTAAGCAAACCGGCCAAAGCACCACCGGCACGCCGGCGCCTCTCTCTAAAACCGCTGCGCCGGACAGTCCCGCCCAAAACGAAGGCGAACCATCCCCGCCGGAGAAGGCTCCGGCGCCTCCGGCGGCGCCGGTTGGCTGCCGGGTGGGAGTAGCGGTGGTCGGTAAAAACGGGGAACTCCTCTTCGGCCCCGCGACGGTGACGGTAAAGCCGGATAACCGCTGGGGGGTTACGGCGCTAGGAGCGCTTGACGCCACCGGCCTGCCTTACGCGATGAAACCGACCTGGCCCGATTTTGTGGACGCGATCGCCGGCCAGGCCAACAGCGGCATGACCGGCTGGATGTACGCCGTCAACGGCGAGGTCCCAATGCATATGGCCGACAAGCACCCGGTGAAGACGGGCGACCGGGTGATCTGGTGGTACAGCCGGAGTATGAGCCAGCCACCGCCCCGGTGGGAGGATTTAGCCGGGCAGAAGTAA
- a CDS encoding S-layer homology domain-containing protein: MPIKRKAGRKLCLLLTLLLLVNLLLPCGGVQASAATAPADSAVQFLYNDYQQNGFKNSEYSVGAHAFSVLKQAGVDVSGWVYNGTSLPDAVYNAVYSDLQAPGNLSAKLLAQDLAAAQALGRADWADQLAGVLKDRQSVNSVYGFDLGEWSIFSNMPAFDLLGLAGKIGVVDAAYAESYILGTQNTTAESVVYGAYSWGCTWSGTYYPDFMTTAEAVRALHFLDPAGSDSSVQTAISNGLTWLRQQQMDDGSFVAGMDDPLVDTCEAILTAKALGVDPASWQSSAGKSPVDYLMSSAVNPDGTLGSSKNAMDATWALSALNSLGIKPTVWRFFTDPNSLTLNQNETKDLKAVWQDTYGQHDVTAYAAWSVRDTAIATVDNSVYKGRVTARAAGATTVSAVYGGLTASATVTVKIPVSGGAPAVITPGLAVVGMNGELLFGPAYVAVTPGNKWGLTPLGLLDASGLSYHTSDWAWGILVDAIAGQANSGMAGWMYAVNGQIPAVGPEKYSLKDGDRVIWYYSKSMEQQPPKWEELLARTGGGSYQGPNLPAPVNDSAVDAALAKATATGRTELAAGSGENTLTLTPDQFAKVAAAAKPLAVSIQKVALLLPPQALKAVAGEVAAAARLQIQAQELSPAETQSLAAALPAAEKLVGAVYDLALLATDNQGKTKPLSSSPACYLTLPVPEAASEAAADGCLQAAYYNDAKKSWEKIGGVYDPAGKCIYFRTEHLSKYALVEDTVAKTFVDVKNHWAGKQIAFLANRDLVAGVDKDHFAPERALTRAEFTVLLARLAGLAPAPAGAARFADVPAAAWYRGMVGAAVEAGLVAGLSDSAFGPGKPITREQMAAMLARFLTLKKMAAQPGTEEVPALLARFGDAAGISSWARTAVALSAREGLLTGRANARFAPQGKATRAEAATVLYRLHQRLHQPSE; this comes from the coding sequence ATGCCTATAAAGCGAAAAGCGGGGCGGAAGCTCTGCCTTTTGTTAACCCTTTTGCTGTTGGTGAACCTGCTGCTGCCCTGCGGCGGCGTCCAGGCAAGCGCGGCGACCGCACCGGCCGACAGCGCGGTGCAGTTCCTTTACAACGACTACCAGCAAAACGGGTTCAAGAATAGCGAATACAGCGTGGGCGCCCACGCCTTTTCCGTCCTAAAGCAGGCCGGGGTGGACGTGAGCGGCTGGGTCTATAACGGAACCAGCCTGCCGGACGCGGTCTACAACGCCGTTTACAGTGACCTCCAGGCGCCCGGGAACCTCTCGGCTAAGCTTTTAGCGCAGGATCTGGCGGCCGCGCAGGCGTTAGGGCGCGCGGATTGGGCGGACCAGTTGGCCGGCGTGTTAAAAGACCGGCAGAGCGTTAACAGCGTCTACGGCTTTGATCTGGGAGAGTGGAGTATCTTCAGTAATATGCCTGCCTTCGACCTTTTAGGCCTGGCGGGCAAGATCGGGGTCGTGGACGCGGCCTACGCGGAAAGCTACATCTTAGGGACGCAGAACACCACGGCGGAAAGCGTCGTTTACGGCGCCTACAGTTGGGGCTGCACGTGGAGTGGCACTTACTACCCCGATTTTATGACCACGGCCGAAGCGGTAAGGGCGCTCCACTTCCTGGACCCCGCCGGAAGCGATTCCTCAGTCCAGACCGCGATCTCCAACGGCCTGACGTGGCTGCGCCAGCAGCAAATGGATGACGGGAGCTTCGTTGCCGGGATGGACGACCCGCTCGTCGACACCTGCGAGGCGATCCTCACGGCCAAGGCGCTCGGTGTTGATCCCGCGAGCTGGCAGAGTAGCGCCGGTAAAAGCCCGGTTGACTACTTAATGAGCAGCGCCGTCAACCCCGACGGCACCTTGGGCAGTTCGAAAAACGCGATGGACGCTACCTGGGCGCTCAGCGCACTAAACAGCCTTGGCATTAAGCCGACTGTATGGCGGTTCTTCACCGACCCTAACAGCCTCACGCTCAATCAAAACGAAACGAAAGACCTCAAGGCCGTCTGGCAGGACACCTACGGCCAGCACGACGTAACCGCTTACGCCGCCTGGTCGGTGCGCGATACCGCCATCGCTACCGTGGATAATAGCGTTTACAAGGGCCGCGTCACCGCCCGCGCAGCCGGCGCCACCACCGTGAGCGCCGTTTACGGGGGTCTGACCGCTAGCGCTACCGTTACCGTGAAGATCCCGGTCAGCGGCGGCGCCCCCGCCGTGATCACCCCCGGCCTAGCGGTCGTCGGGATGAACGGCGAACTCCTCTTCGGTCCGGCCTACGTCGCAGTCACGCCGGGCAACAAGTGGGGGCTGACACCGCTCGGGCTTTTGGACGCCTCCGGTCTTTCCTACCACACCTCGGACTGGGCCTGGGGGATTCTCGTAGACGCCATCGCCGGCCAGGCCAACAGCGGGATGGCCGGCTGGATGTACGCCGTCAACGGGCAGATCCCGGCGGTGGGGCCGGAAAAATACAGCCTGAAAGACGGCGACCGGGTGATCTGGTACTACAGCAAGAGCATGGAGCAGCAGCCGCCCAAGTGGGAAGAGCTGCTCGCCCGCACCGGAGGCGGGAGCTACCAGGGTCCGAACCTCCCGGCCCCGGTGAATGACAGCGCGGTGGATGCGGCGCTGGCGAAGGCCACCGCTACCGGCCGGACCGAACTTGCCGCCGGCAGCGGCGAAAACACGCTCACCCTTACCCCCGACCAGTTCGCCAAAGTAGCAGCGGCGGCGAAGCCGCTCGCGGTGAGCATCCAGAAGGTAGCCCTCCTGCTTCCCCCCCAGGCGCTTAAAGCCGTAGCGGGCGAAGTAGCGGCCGCGGCGCGCCTCCAAATCCAGGCGCAGGAGCTTTCCCCAGCAGAAACCCAGTCTCTTGCTGCCGCGCTGCCGGCAGCAGAGAAGCTGGTCGGCGCGGTTTACGACTTAGCCCTCCTGGCTACCGATAATCAGGGGAAAACGAAACCCCTTTCCTCTTCCCCTGCTTGTTATCTCACCTTGCCCGTGCCCGAAGCCGCAAGCGAAGCAGCAGCAGACGGGTGCCTCCAGGCCGCCTATTACAACGACGCGAAGAAAAGCTGGGAGAAAATCGGCGGCGTCTACGATCCGGCCGGGAAGTGTATTTACTTCCGGACCGAACACCTCAGCAAGTACGCCCTCGTGGAAGATACGGTAGCCAAAACCTTTGTTGATGTTAAGAACCACTGGGCCGGAAAGCAGATCGCCTTCCTCGCCAACCGGGACCTCGTTGCCGGGGTGGACAAAGACCACTTTGCCCCGGAAAGGGCGCTCACCCGGGCTGAGTTCACGGTGCTCCTCGCCCGGCTGGCGGGACTGGCACCTGCCCCCGCAGGCGCGGCCCGCTTCGCCGACGTACCGGCCGCTGCCTGGTACCGCGGCATGGTAGGTGCCGCGGTGGAGGCGGGTCTGGTTGCTGGCCTCAGCGATAGCGCCTTCGGTCCCGGCAAACCCATCACCAGGGAGCAGATGGCGGCCATGCTCGCCCGCTTCTTAACGCTAAAGAAGATGGCGGCGCAGCCCGGCACGGAAGAAGTCCCGGCGCTTCTCGCCCGCTTCGGTGACGCCGCCGGCATCTCTTCCTGGGCGCGGACCGCTGTCGCCCTGTCGGCCCGCGAGGGGCTGCTGACCGGGCGGGCGAACGCCCGGTTCGCGCCGCAAGGTAAGGCCACCCGGGCCGAGGCGGCAACGGTTCTTTACCGGCTCCACCAGCGATTACACCAACCCTCTGAATAG
- a CDS encoding S-layer homology domain-containing protein — MAVTCLFTLLIGLAPGANGAEALPSLPTAQAVRFLANEYRQNGFRNADAGVGAYAFYILKQAGVDVSGWRHNGVTLTAAVLNGIEQDLARAQAARAKTLAQDLAAAWALGREDLVDRLLQAIKERQTGQGFGESGPLSIYSNMPACEILARTGLIAQVDAGAAKRYILESQYREPDAPPCGSWGSADGAGFYADFMATAEAVRALHYLDSGKNDATVQAAIYHGIEWLRRQQKPDGSFVAGMDDPVIDTCEAIVTLKTLGIDPASWRSSAGKSPVDYLTEKALNPDGSLGTSGNAMDATWVLWASLALQSAAAPPAGTQGGTQTPGPQSFNDLRGHWAAAAIGRLAAAGIVAGYPDGTFRPAAPVTRCQVAAMLVRLWQPAPATVADLERLRTKFRGAAQIPAWAQEAVAVVLREGLMAGYPCSGSFCFAGARPVSRGEMAVLAARLCAKKGGALNPQPLTFTDAAAIPAWAREAVGAACGAGLISGYPDGSFRFTKSVTRAEAAVLLSRLAALLGDKT, encoded by the coding sequence TTGGCGGTTACCTGTCTTTTTACGCTCCTGATCGGGTTAGCGCCCGGGGCAAACGGCGCCGAAGCACTCCCTTCGCTCCCCACCGCCCAGGCGGTGCGCTTTCTCGCCAACGAGTACCGGCAAAACGGCTTCCGGAATGCCGACGCCGGCGTAGGGGCCTACGCTTTTTACATTTTGAAGCAAGCCGGCGTGGACGTGAGCGGCTGGCGGCATAACGGCGTGACACTCACGGCAGCGGTGCTGAACGGCATCGAGCAGGATCTGGCGCGGGCGCAGGCGGCACGGGCGAAGACCCTCGCCCAGGACCTGGCAGCGGCCTGGGCGCTGGGGCGGGAAGACTTGGTGGACCGGCTCCTGCAGGCGATCAAAGAGAGGCAGACCGGCCAGGGCTTCGGGGAGAGCGGCCCGCTGAGCATTTATAGCAACATGCCCGCTTGCGAGATCCTGGCGCGGACCGGGCTGATCGCCCAAGTGGATGCCGGGGCGGCAAAACGCTACATTTTAGAAAGCCAGTACCGTGAACCGGACGCGCCGCCCTGCGGAAGCTGGGGTTCCGCTGACGGTGCAGGGTTCTACGCCGACTTTATGGCGACGGCGGAAGCGGTGCGGGCGCTCCACTATTTGGACTCCGGCAAGAACGACGCCACGGTACAGGCAGCGATTTACCACGGCATAGAATGGCTGCGGCGGCAGCAAAAGCCCGACGGGAGCTTCGTCGCCGGGATGGACGACCCGGTGATCGACACCTGCGAAGCGATCGTGACGCTCAAGACGCTCGGTATTGATCCCGCGAGCTGGCGGAGCAGCGCCGGGAAGAGCCCGGTTGATTACCTGACGGAAAAGGCGCTGAACCCCGACGGCAGCCTGGGCACCTCAGGTAACGCGATGGACGCCACCTGGGTACTCTGGGCCTCGCTGGCGCTGCAAAGCGCGGCCGCGCCGCCGGCCGGGACGCAGGGCGGCACCCAAACGCCGGGCCCTCAATCCTTTAACGATTTGCGGGGCCACTGGGCCGCGGCGGCCATCGGCCGCCTGGCCGCCGCAGGCATCGTTGCGGGCTACCCCGACGGAACCTTCCGGCCGGCGGCACCGGTGACCCGCTGCCAGGTAGCCGCCATGCTGGTGCGCTTGTGGCAACCGGCACCGGCTACGGTTGCCGATTTAGAGCGCCTGCGGACTAAATTCCGGGGCGCCGCCCAGATCCCCGCCTGGGCGCAGGAAGCGGTAGCGGTGGTCTTGCGGGAAGGACTAATGGCGGGTTACCCCTGCTCCGGCAGTTTCTGCTTCGCCGGAGCAAGACCGGTAAGCCGCGGGGAGATGGCCGTCTTAGCGGCACGGCTGTGCGCGAAGAAAGGCGGCGCGCTCAACCCGCAGCCGCTCACCTTCACCGATGCGGCGGCGATCCCGGCCTGGGCGCGGGAGGCGGTCGGGGCGGCCTGCGGCGCGGGTCTGATTTCCGGCTACCCCGACGGGAGCTTCCGGTTCACTAAGTCCGTTACCAGGGCGGAGGCAGCCGTTCTTTTAAGCCGCCTAGCGGCATTATTAGGAGATAAAACGTGA
- a CDS encoding glycosyltransferase → MALPKELPVEKEASDFLSATTETLEAYAAFAGEEIIADLLRLGEELRGVRFQQVNSTRLGGGVAEMLRSLIPLERALGLDVSWEVITGDLAFFNFTKQLHNFLQGRPGTIDILGVKAYWETNRANYRLLDERADVVLIHDPQPAGLIAFVPPEVRRRQKWLWRCHIQIDKEGCLMVDFLKPLVELYDAAIFSAMSYIPNWQVQSFIILPYIDPLSEKNRELSETEIRQVLDKYGLADPTQKPLILLVSRFDLFKGHWYALEAFKEVRRQKECQLLFVGGTASDDPENERIFAALAEEVKKVPDVCLLNLPPDSHREINALQRAATVILQPSTKEGFGLTVTEGMWKEKPVVATNVGGIPAQIADGYNGFLVAPGEAGIREMAARILYLLEHPVQAQVMGRRARETVRERFLITRGLWDELMLVKNLLR, encoded by the coding sequence ATGGCCCTTCCTAAGGAACTCCCGGTGGAGAAAGAAGCAAGCGATTTTCTTTCGGCAACAACAGAGACTCTTGAGGCCTATGCGGCCTTTGCCGGGGAGGAAATAATTGCGGACCTGCTGCGGCTCGGGGAGGAGCTGCGCGGGGTGCGCTTCCAGCAGGTCAACTCCACGCGGCTCGGCGGTGGGGTGGCGGAGATGCTCCGTTCCCTCATCCCGCTGGAGCGCGCGCTGGGTCTTGACGTGAGCTGGGAAGTTATCACCGGTGACCTGGCGTTTTTCAATTTTACCAAGCAATTGCATAATTTCTTGCAGGGCCGGCCGGGAACGATCGATATCCTGGGGGTTAAGGCGTACTGGGAGACTAACCGGGCCAATTACCGGTTGCTTGACGAGCGGGCAGATGTAGTTCTGATTCATGATCCCCAGCCGGCGGGGCTGATCGCTTTTGTGCCTCCGGAGGTGCGGCGGCGGCAGAAATGGCTCTGGCGGTGCCACATCCAGATTGACAAAGAGGGTTGTTTGATGGTTGATTTTCTAAAGCCCCTGGTGGAGCTTTACGACGCGGCAATTTTCTCCGCGATGTCTTACATCCCCAATTGGCAGGTTCAGTCCTTCATCATCCTGCCGTACATCGATCCCCTTTCCGAGAAAAACCGGGAGCTGAGTGAGACAGAAATCCGGCAGGTTTTGGATAAGTACGGCCTCGCCGATCCTACTCAAAAGCCGCTCATCTTGCTCGTTTCGCGGTTTGATCTTTTCAAGGGGCACTGGTACGCTTTGGAGGCCTTTAAAGAGGTCCGGCGGCAGAAGGAGTGTCAGCTCCTCTTCGTCGGCGGGACAGCGAGCGACGACCCGGAAAACGAACGGATTTTCGCGGCGCTGGCGGAAGAGGTTAAAAAGGTGCCGGATGTTTGCTTGCTCAACCTGCCCCCGGATAGCCACCGGGAGATCAATGCGCTCCAGCGGGCCGCTACGGTGATTCTGCAACCTTCGACAAAGGAAGGCTTTGGCCTTACGGTTACGGAGGGGATGTGGAAAGAGAAACCGGTTGTGGCCACTAATGTTGGCGGTATCCCCGCCCAGATCGCCGACGGCTACAACGGTTTCCTCGTCGCTCCGGGCGAAGCGGGTATCCGCGAGATGGCGGCGCGCATCCTCTATCTGCTTGAACACCCGGTGCAGGCGCAGGTTATGGGGCGGCGCGCCCGCGAGACGGTGCGGGAACGCTTCCTTATTACCAGGGGCCTTTGGGACGAGCTGATGCTCGTGAAGAACCTGCTGCGGTGA